In Coregonus clupeaformis isolate EN_2021a chromosome 7, ASM2061545v1, whole genome shotgun sequence, one genomic interval encodes:
- the rogdi gene encoding protein rogdi homolog isoform X3, producing the protein MLNPQRSLSELSNMSGPSQAERAVLEEEFNWLLKEEVHAVLKQLQDILKEASRRFSMPTPGLESQLKQENFILGSSTMDQVKGVLTLQGEALTQADINLKTAKSNQVMHFTFRDDKHWKLQQIQDARNHVNQALQLLSSRDESYHFKTGAEVNKLMDAVMLQLTRARNRLTTPAAMTLPELATSGLTKMFTPPMPGDVMVNFYINLSKLCLTVYQLHPMQPNTTKNFRPSGSSVLHNPGAMFELNNAKFEVSQVHKVECVVPWLNNTLLFFTISLQLCQQLKDKISVFSSFWNYRPF; encoded by the exons GAGGAGGAGTTTAACTGGTTGCTGAAGGAGGAGGTCCATGCTGTTTTGAAGCAGCTCCAGGATATACTCAAG GAGGCATCCAGGAGGTTCTCCATGCCCACCCCTGGACTGGAGAGCCAACTGAAACAGGAGAACTTCATCCTGGGCAGCTCAAC CATGGACCAGGTGAAAGGAGTACTGACTCTACAGGGAGAAGCCCTGACTCAAGCT GACATCAATCTGAAAACTGCTAAAAGCAACCAAGTGATGCATTTCACATTCAGGGATGATAAGCACTGGAAATTGCAACAG atcCAGGATGCTAGGAACCATGTCAATCAGGCTCTGCAGCTGCTGAGTAGTAGAGATGAGAGTTACCACTTCAAGACTGGGGCTGAGGTCAACAAG ctgATGGACGCGGTGATGCTGCAGCTGACCAGGGCTCGTAACCGCCTCACCACTCCAGCAGCCATGACCCTGCCGGAGCTGGCCACCAGCGGCCTCACA aaGATGTTCACTCCTCCGATGCCAGGTGATGTGATGGTGAACTTCTATATCAACCTGAGTAAGCTGTGCCTGACTGTCTACCAGCTGCACCCAATGCAGCCCAACACCACCAAG AACTTCAGGCCATCTGGAAGCTCTGTGTTACACAACCCTGGAGCCATGTT TGAGCTGAACAATGCTAAGTTTGAAGTGAGCCAGGTTCACaaggtggagtgtgttgtccCCTGGCTCAACAACACACTGCTCTTCTTCACCATCTCACTGCAGCTCTGTCAGCAGCTCAAGGACAAG ATTTCAGTCTTCTCTAGTTTCTGGAACTACCGACCCTTCTAA
- the rogdi gene encoding protein rogdi homolog isoform X1, translated as MLNPQRSLSELSNMSGPSQAERAVLEEEFNWLLKEEVHAVLKQLQDILKEASRRFSMPTPGLESQLKQENFILGSSTHHQQQFSNLPGFESMTSMDQVKGVLTLQGEALTQADINLKTAKSNQVMHFTFRDDKHWKLQQIQDARNHVNQALQLLSSRDESYHFKTGAEVNKLMDAVMLQLTRARNRLTTPAAMTLPELATSGLTKMFTPPMPGDVMVNFYINLSKLCLTVYQLHPMQPNTTKNFRPSGSSVLHNPGAMFELNNAKFEVSQVHKVECVVPWLNNTLLFFTISLQLCQQLKDKISVFSSFWNYRPF; from the exons GAGGAGGAGTTTAACTGGTTGCTGAAGGAGGAGGTCCATGCTGTTTTGAAGCAGCTCCAGGATATACTCAAG GAGGCATCCAGGAGGTTCTCCATGCCCACCCCTGGACTGGAGAGCCAACTGAAACAGGAGAACTTCATCCTGGGCAGCTCAAC ACATCATCAACAACAGTTTTCTAATCTGCCGGGATTTGAGTCTATGACAAG CATGGACCAGGTGAAAGGAGTACTGACTCTACAGGGAGAAGCCCTGACTCAAGCT GACATCAATCTGAAAACTGCTAAAAGCAACCAAGTGATGCATTTCACATTCAGGGATGATAAGCACTGGAAATTGCAACAG atcCAGGATGCTAGGAACCATGTCAATCAGGCTCTGCAGCTGCTGAGTAGTAGAGATGAGAGTTACCACTTCAAGACTGGGGCTGAGGTCAACAAG ctgATGGACGCGGTGATGCTGCAGCTGACCAGGGCTCGTAACCGCCTCACCACTCCAGCAGCCATGACCCTGCCGGAGCTGGCCACCAGCGGCCTCACA aaGATGTTCACTCCTCCGATGCCAGGTGATGTGATGGTGAACTTCTATATCAACCTGAGTAAGCTGTGCCTGACTGTCTACCAGCTGCACCCAATGCAGCCCAACACCACCAAG AACTTCAGGCCATCTGGAAGCTCTGTGTTACACAACCCTGGAGCCATGTT TGAGCTGAACAATGCTAAGTTTGAAGTGAGCCAGGTTCACaaggtggagtgtgttgtccCCTGGCTCAACAACACACTGCTCTTCTTCACCATCTCACTGCAGCTCTGTCAGCAGCTCAAGGACAAG ATTTCAGTCTTCTCTAGTTTCTGGAACTACCGACCCTTCTAA
- the rogdi gene encoding protein rogdi homolog isoform X2: MLNPQRSLSELSNMSGPSQAERAVLEEEFNWLLKEEVHAVLKQLQDILKEASRRFSMPTPGLESQLKQENFILGSSTHHQQQFSNLPGFESMTSMDQVKGVLTLQGEALTQADINLKTAKSNQVMHFTFRDDKHWKLQQIQDARNHVNQALQLLSSRDESYHFKTGAEVNKLMDAVMLQLTRARNRLTTPAAMTLPELATSGLTMFTPPMPGDVMVNFYINLSKLCLTVYQLHPMQPNTTKNFRPSGSSVLHNPGAMFELNNAKFEVSQVHKVECVVPWLNNTLLFFTISLQLCQQLKDKISVFSSFWNYRPF; encoded by the exons GAGGAGGAGTTTAACTGGTTGCTGAAGGAGGAGGTCCATGCTGTTTTGAAGCAGCTCCAGGATATACTCAAG GAGGCATCCAGGAGGTTCTCCATGCCCACCCCTGGACTGGAGAGCCAACTGAAACAGGAGAACTTCATCCTGGGCAGCTCAAC ACATCATCAACAACAGTTTTCTAATCTGCCGGGATTTGAGTCTATGACAAG CATGGACCAGGTGAAAGGAGTACTGACTCTACAGGGAGAAGCCCTGACTCAAGCT GACATCAATCTGAAAACTGCTAAAAGCAACCAAGTGATGCATTTCACATTCAGGGATGATAAGCACTGGAAATTGCAACAG atcCAGGATGCTAGGAACCATGTCAATCAGGCTCTGCAGCTGCTGAGTAGTAGAGATGAGAGTTACCACTTCAAGACTGGGGCTGAGGTCAACAAG ctgATGGACGCGGTGATGCTGCAGCTGACCAGGGCTCGTAACCGCCTCACCACTCCAGCAGCCATGACCCTGCCGGAGCTGGCCACCAGCGGCCTCACA ATGTTCACTCCTCCGATGCCAGGTGATGTGATGGTGAACTTCTATATCAACCTGAGTAAGCTGTGCCTGACTGTCTACCAGCTGCACCCAATGCAGCCCAACACCACCAAG AACTTCAGGCCATCTGGAAGCTCTGTGTTACACAACCCTGGAGCCATGTT TGAGCTGAACAATGCTAAGTTTGAAGTGAGCCAGGTTCACaaggtggagtgtgttgtccCCTGGCTCAACAACACACTGCTCTTCTTCACCATCTCACTGCAGCTCTGTCAGCAGCTCAAGGACAAG ATTTCAGTCTTCTCTAGTTTCTGGAACTACCGACCCTTCTAA
- the LOC121569992 gene encoding small integral membrane protein 22, which yields MDQRNLQGEFKDQFADVVSRLQSKQLFQSDWDIASFAVFFIFIGMVLLLVLLVLIRCCCCCDEQPKRHKVGHENFGMDS from the exons ATGGACCAGAGGAACCTACAGGGAGAGTTTAAGGATCAGTTTGCAGACGTGGTGTCCAGACTGCAGTCTAAACAGCTGTTCCAGTCTGACTGGGACATCGCCTCCTTTGCtgtcttcttcatcttcatcg GCATGGTTCTGCTGCTTGTTCTCCTGGTTCTGatccgctgctgctgctgctgtgatgAACAG CCTAAAAGACACAAAGTGGGCCATGAAAACTTTGGAATGGATTCCTGA